In a genomic window of Micromonospora cremea:
- the surE gene encoding 5'/3'-nucleotidase SurE gives MTLRVLVTNDDGIAAPGIQALAWAAAQRGLDVVVAAPLEEASGTSAAMSAMEQDGRVVVHDHPLPDLAGVPAYGVGGSPGFITLIALHGAFGPPPTVVLSGINRGANAGRAVLHSGTVGAAFTAATNGCRAMAVSLDVLSAGEATAASGGAAVDAAARVRDAERNWSTAARVALDLLPRLTAAPIESVLNVNAPDLPHGRLRGVRRGTLASFGQVQMTVAESGHGFVRTSLEEPGQAAQPGTDVALLAAGYASVTAIRAVTEMTDVDLTGLDEQP, from the coding sequence ATGACGCTGCGCGTGCTGGTCACCAACGACGACGGGATCGCCGCACCGGGCATCCAGGCGCTGGCCTGGGCGGCGGCGCAGCGGGGCCTGGACGTGGTGGTCGCCGCGCCGCTGGAGGAGGCGAGCGGCACCAGCGCGGCCATGAGCGCGATGGAGCAGGACGGGCGGGTGGTGGTGCACGACCACCCGCTGCCGGACCTGGCGGGCGTTCCGGCGTACGGGGTCGGTGGCTCCCCCGGCTTCATCACGCTGATCGCGCTGCACGGCGCGTTCGGCCCGCCGCCGACGGTGGTGCTCTCCGGCATCAACCGGGGTGCCAACGCCGGCCGCGCCGTGCTGCACTCCGGAACGGTCGGCGCCGCGTTCACCGCCGCCACGAACGGCTGCCGGGCGATGGCCGTCTCGCTGGACGTACTCTCCGCGGGCGAGGCGACGGCCGCCAGCGGTGGCGCCGCGGTGGACGCCGCAGCCCGGGTACGCGACGCCGAGCGCAACTGGAGCACCGCCGCGCGGGTCGCCCTGGACCTGCTCCCCCGGCTGACGGCCGCGCCGATCGAGAGCGTGCTCAACGTCAACGCCCCGGACCTGCCGCACGGGCGGCTGCGCGGGGTCCGCCGCGGCACGCTGGCCAGTTTCGGTCAGGTGCAGATGACGGTGGCCGAATCGGGGCACGGCTTCGTGCGTACCTCGCTGGAGGAGCCGGGGCAGGCCGCGCAGCCCGGCACGGACGTGGCGTTGCTCGCCGCGGGGTACGCGTC